Proteins found in one Aneurinibacillus uraniidurans genomic segment:
- a CDS encoding LutC/YkgG family protein gives MAISEQEFLNHIAQRLNRPRVTEKPQHPFRGAPDFWLQYELTPDERIQLFMTNWRANGGAAERVESMEDVRNYIVKMAQTMKAKYMIRFDHPALNELKIESELPDVEMTVWNENGDNLLAKAAGADIGIAVMDYAIGHTGTTVAVSSSTQGRSVSLLPTVFVAIIRAEDVKTRMGEVMKDLTRRFGTKLPAGIHFISGPSRSADIENDLTIGVHGPGIVHALIV, from the coding sequence ATGGCAATAAGTGAACAGGAATTTTTAAATCATATTGCGCAGCGTTTGAACCGTCCGCGTGTAACGGAGAAGCCACAGCACCCGTTTCGTGGGGCACCGGACTTCTGGCTGCAATATGAGCTGACACCGGATGAGCGAATCCAACTATTCATGACGAACTGGCGTGCAAACGGTGGGGCAGCAGAACGTGTGGAAAGTATGGAAGACGTACGGAATTATATCGTAAAGATGGCGCAGACGATGAAGGCAAAATATATGATCCGCTTTGATCATCCAGCTTTGAACGAGCTGAAGATCGAATCGGAGCTGCCGGATGTTGAGATGACTGTCTGGAATGAAAACGGGGATAACTTGCTGGCGAAAGCTGCTGGGGCTGACATTGGCATTGCTGTGATGGATTATGCGATTGGGCATACAGGAACGACGGTGGCAGTATCGTCTTCCACCCAGGGACGTTCGGTTAGTTTGCTGCCGACTGTGTTTGTCGCGATTATCCGGGCGGAAGATGTGAAGACGCGAATGGGTGAAGTGATGAAAGACTTAACTCGTCGTTTTGGTACGAAGCTGCCGGCAGGGATTCATTTTATCAGTGGTCCAAGTCGGTCAGCAGATATTGAAAATGATTTGACAATCGGAGTGCATGGACCAGGAATTGTGCATGCGCTTATTGTGTAA
- a CDS encoding carboxymuconolactone decarboxylase family protein, giving the protein MNEYTKAIHEYKESVKMFQQTSSDFTNAYHAFTGAAFADGAVSQKDKHLIALGVSLGTQDEYCILYHTMEALHKGASEQEVYEAFQVSAALRGGSAFSQLSLVQHALSEFRGQIQ; this is encoded by the coding sequence ATGAACGAATATACAAAAGCCATTCATGAGTACAAAGAAAGTGTCAAGATGTTTCAGCAAACAAGTTCGGATTTTACGAATGCCTATCATGCATTCACCGGAGCAGCGTTTGCGGATGGAGCGGTGTCACAGAAAGATAAGCATCTGATTGCGCTTGGCGTAAGTCTGGGGACGCAGGATGAGTATTGTATTTTGTATCACACAATGGAAGCGCTCCATAAAGGGGCAAGTGAGCAGGAAGTTTACGAAGCGTTCCAGGTATCAGCTGCGCTACGCGGTGGTTCAGCTTTTTCCCAGCTTTCGCTTGTGCAGCATGCACTGTCCGAATTCCGAGGGCAAATCCAGTAA
- a CDS encoding spore germination protein encodes MMREEQKSLLSTSFEKNMQQIKQQTGKSTDLISREFCFGKEGIKAGFIYIDGMTDKEMVFRLIESIMIHMEAADLTTEQVQQQDVVTVCKQIAITVGDIQSVPDFQAVYKAILSGDTVILIEGCTQGVAVSTRGWEARGVGEPTAQTVVRGPQEGFTETLRTNTAMVRRKIKNPNLWLETKQIGQVTQTDVAMMYVKGIVADEVVDEVHRRLDQIDIDGILESAYIEELIQDRTYTPFPTVLNTERPDIVAAALLEGRVAIFVDGTPFVLLVPALFTQFLQSAEDYYHRSDFGLLRFLRYLSLLISMMAPSLYIAITTFHQEMLPTTLLISLASQREGIPFPAFVEALMMEITFELLREAGIRMPRAVGTSISIVGALVLGQAAVQAGLISPAMVIVVSITAISSFIFPSFDIGISVRMLRFILMGLAASFGLYGMIVGIIAIILHLCSLRSFGVPYMKPFSPFVLADQKDNLLRVPWQKMRTRPHLLNQKNIVRQKKRNP; translated from the coding sequence ATGATGAGAGAGGAGCAAAAAAGTTTACTAAGCACTAGCTTTGAAAAAAATATGCAGCAGATAAAGCAGCAAACCGGAAAGAGTACAGACTTGATTAGTAGGGAGTTTTGTTTTGGTAAAGAAGGGATCAAGGCTGGATTTATTTATATCGATGGCATGACAGACAAGGAGATGGTATTCCGTCTTATTGAGTCCATTATGATACACATGGAAGCGGCAGATCTTACGACAGAGCAGGTTCAGCAGCAAGATGTAGTAACCGTATGTAAGCAAATCGCCATTACAGTAGGGGATATTCAATCTGTTCCTGATTTCCAAGCTGTATATAAAGCTATTTTGTCTGGTGACACGGTTATTCTGATTGAGGGTTGTACACAAGGTGTAGCCGTCAGCACAAGAGGATGGGAAGCACGGGGAGTTGGGGAACCGACAGCGCAAACAGTCGTCAGAGGACCGCAGGAAGGTTTTACGGAAACGTTGCGTACGAACACGGCTATGGTAAGGCGAAAAATCAAAAATCCGAATCTCTGGTTGGAAACAAAGCAGATTGGACAGGTTACCCAAACGGACGTCGCCATGATGTACGTTAAAGGGATTGTAGCTGATGAAGTAGTGGATGAGGTGCACCGTCGGCTTGATCAAATTGATATCGATGGCATCCTTGAAAGTGCGTATATTGAGGAACTGATTCAGGATAGGACGTACACGCCTTTTCCAACTGTACTGAATACAGAACGACCCGATATTGTTGCCGCTGCGCTTCTGGAAGGACGCGTGGCCATTTTTGTTGATGGAACGCCGTTTGTCTTACTAGTCCCCGCGTTGTTTACACAGTTCTTGCAGTCGGCTGAAGATTATTATCATCGCTCTGATTTTGGTCTGCTTCGTTTTCTACGCTACCTTTCCTTGCTTATCTCCATGATGGCACCCTCTCTCTATATTGCGATTACAACGTTTCATCAGGAAATGCTGCCAACCACTCTTTTGATTAGTTTGGCGTCTCAGCGGGAAGGGATTCCGTTTCCGGCTTTTGTGGAGGCCCTGATGATGGAAATTACGTTTGAGCTTTTGCGTGAGGCAGGGATTCGAATGCCGCGAGCCGTTGGCACCTCGATCTCGATTGTAGGAGCTCTCGTACTTGGACAAGCTGCCGTACAAGCAGGCCTGATATCGCCGGCTATGGTCATTGTTGTGTCTATCACAGCTATTTCTAGTTTTATATTTCCGAGTTTCGATATAGGGATTTCTGTAAGGATGCTGCGTTTTATTTTGATGGGGCTTGCTGCATCGTTTGGTTTATATGGGATGATTGTCGGGATCATTGCGATCATTCTTCATTTATGCAGCCTGCGTTCTTTTGGGGTTCCTTATATGAAGCCTTTTTCGCCATTTGTGTTAGCGGATCAGAAGGACAATCTGCTTCGTGTACCCTGGCAGAAAATGCGTACTCGCCCCCACTTATTGAATCAAAAAAACATTGTTCGGCAGAAAAAAAGAAATCCATAA
- a CDS encoding Ger(x)C family spore germination protein, with protein MKRTIIVLASLLIIVTVITGCWNRRELNEIAIGVAIGVDKRKDNYVLFVQVVNPGVIAQKGGGGGPMYTPVTTYEMQGKSIFEAFRRMTTVVPRKIYFSHLRIVVISEQVARGGIRNVLDFFSRDHEMRSDFYVAVAKNTKVKQVLSSFTAIEKLPAAKLFSSLQVSEKAWAPTVGVHLDELLSSLVSPGKAAVLQAVELKGEKPVARTMENIGRIYTPAYLRYTSVGVFKKDKLVGWLNENESKGYNYIMGKVKSTVGYVPCAKGGKVTVEVIRTKTDMKAKVKNGKPEINIKVFMEENIGEVQCNIDLSKLKTIRDIEKKGEKKTKELMESAIKAAQQKYKSDIFGFGEAIHRADPKIWKQLEKNWGEEFSNLAVHVNVDVKVRRTGTTGNSFINELEKHK; from the coding sequence ATGAAGCGAACGATTATCGTTTTAGCAAGCCTCCTCATCATTGTGACGGTAATAACGGGATGTTGGAATCGAAGAGAATTAAATGAGATTGCAATTGGGGTAGCAATCGGAGTAGATAAACGAAAAGATAACTATGTTTTGTTTGTGCAAGTTGTGAATCCAGGGGTTATTGCTCAGAAAGGAGGAGGAGGGGGGCCTATGTATACTCCGGTCACAACGTATGAGATGCAAGGGAAAAGTATATTTGAGGCGTTCCGTCGGATGACAACCGTAGTTCCGCGTAAGATTTACTTTTCTCATCTGAGGATCGTAGTGATCAGTGAACAGGTAGCACGTGGCGGAATACGAAATGTATTGGACTTTTTTTCCCGTGATCATGAAATGCGCAGCGATTTTTACGTCGCTGTGGCAAAAAATACGAAGGTGAAGCAAGTCCTTAGTTCCTTTACAGCGATTGAAAAGCTTCCGGCGGCTAAATTGTTTAGTTCTCTTCAGGTGTCAGAAAAGGCCTGGGCACCTACTGTTGGTGTGCATTTGGATGAATTGTTATCTAGTTTAGTAAGTCCGGGCAAAGCGGCCGTGTTACAAGCGGTTGAACTGAAAGGGGAAAAGCCGGTGGCAAGAACCATGGAGAATATAGGGCGAATTTATACACCCGCCTATTTGCGGTACACATCCGTTGGCGTATTTAAAAAAGATAAGCTGGTCGGCTGGTTAAATGAGAATGAAAGCAAAGGCTACAATTATATTATGGGAAAAGTAAAAAGTACGGTTGGATATGTACCATGCGCCAAAGGAGGGAAGGTGACGGTTGAAGTAATTCGCACAAAGACAGATATGAAAGCAAAGGTGAAAAACGGAAAACCTGAGATCAATATTAAGGTTTTTATGGAAGAAAACATAGGGGAAGTACAGTGTAACATTGATTTATCAAAGCTAAAGACGATTCGTGACATCGAGAAAAAAGGCGAGAAAAAGACAAAAGAACTTATGGAGTCGGCGATAAAGGCTGCACAACAAAAATATAAATCAGATATTTTTGGATTTGGAGAGGCCATTCATCGAGCTGATCCAAAAATATGGAAACAACTGGAGAAAAATTGGGGTGAGGAATTTTCAAATCTTGCAGTGCATGTCAACGTGGATGTCAAAGTTCGACGTACCGGTACTACAGGAAATTCTTTTATCAATGAATTAGAAAAGCATAAATGA
- a CDS encoding GerAB/ArcD/ProY family transporter, which yields MRGEGKIRASSFALLVMLYTIGSSILLSPSSLAFEAKQDAWMGAILGIGVGVAATSLYSRLGKYFPNMTLVEYSETILGKWLGKVISFLFICFFFIIASLILRNLGDFLTTQIMPETPIQFAEILFVVIVIMGVRLGLETLAGAAEIFFPWFILLLLILILFLIPEVDIKKIQPVFEEGIKPIIRASLPLMGFPFFELVVFSMFIPYVDKQDKVGKALVIGAGAGGFVLFILTFLSVLVLGPTATAGNAYPSYLLAKKINIANFITRIEAIMAIMWFITIFFKLSLAFYASILGLAQLVKLKEYRILTLPFSMILIVASLVLVPNTPYLIEFNESIWWLYSATYGLVFPTLLLVVAMLRKKV from the coding sequence ATGCGTGGAGAAGGGAAAATTAGAGCGAGTTCATTTGCTTTGTTAGTTATGTTATACACAATTGGCAGTTCGATTTTACTTTCCCCTTCTAGTCTTGCCTTCGAAGCAAAGCAAGATGCCTGGATGGGTGCAATTTTAGGGATAGGAGTGGGAGTGGCAGCTACAAGTTTGTACAGCCGGTTAGGAAAGTATTTCCCAAATATGACGTTAGTGGAATATAGCGAAACGATTCTCGGTAAGTGGTTGGGGAAAGTAATTTCTTTTTTATTTATTTGCTTTTTCTTTATTATTGCCTCCCTTATTTTACGAAACCTTGGAGATTTTTTAACCACGCAAATTATGCCAGAAACCCCGATTCAATTCGCCGAGATTTTGTTTGTTGTCATTGTGATTATGGGTGTCCGTCTCGGATTGGAAACGTTAGCGGGAGCGGCGGAGATTTTTTTTCCATGGTTCATTTTACTTTTGCTGATCCTTATTTTGTTTCTAATTCCTGAGGTAGATATAAAAAAAATACAGCCCGTATTTGAAGAAGGAATAAAGCCGATCATACGTGCTTCTCTTCCGCTTATGGGGTTCCCGTTTTTTGAGTTGGTAGTTTTTTCGATGTTTATTCCGTATGTTGATAAGCAAGACAAGGTTGGAAAAGCACTTGTTATCGGGGCAGGTGCAGGAGGATTTGTGTTATTCATTCTTACATTTTTATCAGTGCTTGTACTTGGCCCTACTGCTACCGCAGGAAATGCGTATCCTAGCTATCTGTTGGCGAAAAAAATCAATATCGCGAATTTTATTACGCGCATCGAAGCGATTATGGCGATTATGTGGTTTATTACCATTTTCTTTAAGCTGTCCCTTGCCTTTTATGCATCTATCTTAGGACTTGCTCAATTGGTAAAGCTAAAAGAGTACCGTATCTTGACGCTACCTTTCAGTATGATTTTGATTGTAGCTTCTCTCGTGCTTGTGCCGAATACGCCCTACCTTATAGAGTTTAATGAATCCATTTGGTGGCTATATTCTGCTACCTATGGACTGGTTTTCCCAACTTTATTATTGGTGGTAGCTATGTTGCGAAAAAAAGTGTAA
- the pruA gene encoding L-glutamate gamma-semialdehyde dehydrogenase, whose amino-acid sequence MIPYRPEPFTNFLEEQNMKKINEALEKVQTELGRDYPLVIGGEKIMTEKKMISINPSAKNEVIGRTASASQELAEKALQNAAQTFQTWSRVPAHQRSRYLVKAAAIMRRRKHEFSAWLMLEAGKNRVEADADTAEAIDFMEYYARQMTELADRGRQTLVPMEGEDNDLTYIPLGVGVIIPPWNFALAIVVGMTTAAIVTGNTVILKPASQTPVIAYKFYELLVEAGVPAGVVNFLPGDPTEIGDFLVDHRLTRFISFTGSRAIGLRIHERSSKVASGQIWMKRLIAEMGGKDAIVVDKDADLELAVQGIVASAFSFSGQKCSACSRAIIHEDVYEDVLNRCVELTKNLKVGDVRDASNYTGPVIDEKAFNKIMEYIKIGHQEGRLVAGGKPAGDTGFFIEPTIFADVNPNARIMQEEIFGPFVAFTKVRDFDHAMEVANNTGYGLTGSFYSRNRELIERARVEFHVGNLYMNRKCTGAIVGVHPFGGFNMSGTDSKAGGPDYLLQFTQPKLISEAL is encoded by the coding sequence ATGATTCCATACCGTCCTGAACCATTCACCAACTTCCTCGAAGAACAAAATATGAAAAAAATAAATGAAGCGCTCGAAAAAGTACAGACGGAACTTGGCCGTGATTATCCATTGGTCATTGGTGGCGAAAAAATCATGACTGAGAAGAAAATGATCTCGATCAACCCATCTGCAAAAAACGAAGTCATTGGACGTACAGCGAGTGCGAGTCAGGAGCTTGCCGAAAAAGCGCTGCAAAATGCGGCCCAAACGTTTCAAACATGGTCCCGTGTTCCGGCTCACCAACGTTCGCGCTATCTAGTAAAAGCGGCGGCCATCATGCGTCGACGTAAGCATGAGTTTTCCGCCTGGTTAATGCTTGAAGCAGGCAAGAACCGTGTGGAAGCGGATGCGGACACAGCGGAAGCTATCGACTTTATGGAGTATTACGCACGCCAGATGACTGAGCTGGCTGATCGTGGACGACAGACACTTGTGCCCATGGAGGGCGAAGATAACGATCTAACATATATACCGCTTGGCGTGGGTGTTATTATCCCGCCGTGGAATTTTGCACTTGCAATCGTTGTCGGGATGACAACAGCCGCAATTGTCACCGGGAATACCGTGATTTTGAAGCCGGCAAGTCAGACGCCGGTGATCGCATACAAATTTTATGAACTGCTTGTAGAAGCGGGCGTTCCAGCAGGTGTCGTGAATTTTCTGCCAGGTGATCCGACAGAAATCGGTGACTTCCTGGTGGACCACCGCCTGACACGCTTCATTAGCTTCACCGGTTCCCGTGCAATCGGCCTGCGTATTCATGAGCGTTCGTCCAAAGTTGCTTCAGGCCAGATCTGGATGAAGCGTCTGATCGCAGAGATGGGCGGCAAGGATGCGATTGTCGTGGATAAGGATGCAGACCTTGAACTAGCGGTACAGGGCATTGTAGCATCGGCATTCAGCTTCTCGGGCCAGAAATGTTCAGCATGTTCCCGCGCGATCATTCATGAGGATGTATATGAAGATGTGCTAAATCGTTGTGTGGAGCTGACGAAAAATCTGAAAGTCGGCGACGTGCGCGACGCGTCTAACTACACGGGGCCGGTGATTGACGAGAAAGCGTTCAATAAGATCATGGAGTACATCAAGATTGGTCATCAGGAAGGACGCCTCGTAGCAGGTGGTAAACCAGCGGGTGACACCGGATTTTTTATCGAACCGACGATTTTTGCGGATGTAAACCCGAATGCACGCATCATGCAGGAAGAAATATTTGGACCATTCGTGGCGTTTACAAAAGTACGTGATTTTGATCATGCGATGGAAGTGGCGAACAATACCGGCTATGGATTAACAGGCTCCTTTTATTCACGCAACCGGGAACTGATCGAGCGGGCACGTGTGGAGTTTCATGTCGGCAATTTGTATATGAATCGCAAATGCACCGGTGCCATTGTCGGGGTGCATCCGTTTGGTGGCTTCAATATGTCTGGTACAGATTCGAAAGCAGGCGGCCCGGATTACTTGCTACAGTTTACGCAGCCGAAGCTGATCTCGGAAGCGCTGTAG
- a CDS encoding ornithine--oxo-acid transaminase → MPAESRSDSIIKQTEQYGAHNYHPLPIVIARAKGVWVEDAEGTTYLDMLSAYSALNYGHCHPKIIQALKDQADKVTLTSRAFYHDRLGEFYEKVAKLTGKNMVIPMNTGAEAVETAIKAARRWAYDVKGVEANQANIIVCEGNFHGRTTTITSFSSEESYRRGFGPFTPGFTLIPYGDIQALQDAITPHTAAFLVEPIQGEAGIIIPPAGFLKQASEICKQSNILLIADEIQTGLGRTGKQFATDWDGIQPDIYIIGKALGGGVYPISAVVADAEILGVFEPGSHGSTFGGNPLGCAVAIAALDVLEEEQLIQRSRTFGDYFRQQLLTIKSPLIKEVRGRGLFIGVELTEKARPYCERLKDHGLLCKETHDTTIRFAPPLIISQPELDWAIMRIRQVLQK, encoded by the coding sequence ATGCCAGCGGAAAGCAGAAGTGATTCGATCATTAAGCAGACAGAACAATACGGAGCGCATAACTATCATCCGTTGCCGATTGTTATTGCCCGGGCAAAAGGCGTCTGGGTGGAAGATGCGGAAGGGACAACATATCTGGATATGTTGAGCGCTTATTCTGCGCTTAACTATGGTCACTGTCACCCGAAAATCATTCAGGCACTGAAAGACCAGGCAGATAAAGTTACGCTTACATCACGGGCATTCTACCATGATCGGCTGGGCGAATTTTATGAAAAAGTAGCAAAGCTAACCGGAAAAAACATGGTGATTCCGATGAACACAGGTGCGGAGGCAGTCGAAACGGCGATTAAGGCGGCTCGTCGCTGGGCGTATGATGTGAAAGGAGTGGAAGCAAACCAGGCGAATATTATCGTGTGCGAAGGAAATTTCCACGGGCGCACGACAACGATCACCTCGTTCTCGTCAGAAGAAAGCTACCGACGCGGCTTCGGGCCGTTTACACCGGGCTTTACGCTAATTCCATATGGGGACATTCAGGCACTGCAGGATGCGATCACACCGCATACGGCTGCTTTTTTGGTGGAGCCGATTCAGGGGGAAGCAGGGATTATCATTCCACCAGCGGGATTCCTCAAGCAGGCGAGCGAAATTTGTAAGCAGAGTAATATCTTGCTTATCGCCGACGAAATTCAGACCGGATTAGGTCGCACAGGGAAGCAGTTTGCGACAGATTGGGATGGCATTCAGCCGGACATCTATATCATAGGTAAGGCATTGGGTGGAGGGGTATATCCGATCTCTGCGGTAGTGGCAGATGCGGAGATTCTTGGTGTATTCGAGCCAGGTTCGCATGGCTCAACGTTCGGGGGTAATCCGCTTGGTTGTGCGGTAGCAATTGCTGCGCTTGATGTACTAGAAGAGGAGCAGCTCATACAGCGTTCCCGTACGTTTGGTGATTACTTTAGGCAGCAGCTGCTTACGATTAAGAGTCCGCTTATTAAGGAAGTGCGTGGCCGTGGTTTGTTCATCGGTGTGGAGCTGACCGAAAAAGCACGCCCGTACTGTGAACGTCTTAAAGATCATGGGCTTTTGTGCAAAGAAACGCATGACACAACCATTCGTTTTGCGCCGCCCCTTATCATTTCTCAACCGGAGCTGGACTGGGCGATTATGCGGATTCGTCAGGTCTTGCAAAAATAA
- the cobT gene encoding nicotinate-nucleotide--dimethylbenzimidazole phosphoribosyltransferase — protein sequence MSTATTTKITNTLQGIQVLDQNAMAAARARVDFLTKPPGSLGELEEMVIRLAGVQRTAQPTLDKKAVTVMCGDHGVTEEGVSAFGSELTGMMMGNFTRKGAAINVFSRQMGADVIVVDVGSACETPADVRNEKVKNGTDNMAKGPAMSREEAMAAIEVGIRLAEELASQGYQAVALGDMGIGNTTPSAALVAAVTGKAVVEITGCGTGIDEEKRQAKAGVIERSLQINDIDSSWRERMDAVDVLARVGGLEIAGLVGVTLGAAAQGIAVIVDGVIAGAAAIMAFEMCENVQGYLFASHLSQEPAHKAALTHMSLTPVLHLRMRLGEGSGAVLLYPLLEASLRMMYEMATFSDLGL from the coding sequence ATGAGTACAGCGACTACAACTAAAATTACGAACACCCTACAGGGAATTCAAGTCCTTGATCAGAATGCGATGGCTGCGGCCCGCGCACGTGTTGATTTTTTAACGAAGCCGCCAGGAAGTTTGGGTGAGCTAGAGGAAATGGTCATTCGTTTGGCAGGCGTTCAGCGTACGGCGCAGCCGACACTGGATAAAAAAGCAGTTACGGTGATGTGTGGTGATCATGGGGTAACGGAAGAAGGAGTCAGTGCATTTGGGTCCGAATTGACAGGCATGATGATGGGGAATTTTACGCGCAAGGGAGCGGCGATCAATGTGTTCTCCCGCCAGATGGGTGCTGACGTTATTGTAGTGGACGTCGGAAGTGCATGTGAGACACCGGCAGATGTGCGGAATGAGAAAGTGAAGAACGGTACCGATAATATGGCCAAAGGTCCGGCAATGAGTCGGGAAGAGGCAATGGCTGCGATCGAAGTTGGTATTCGTCTAGCAGAGGAGCTGGCCTCACAAGGTTATCAAGCAGTGGCACTCGGTGACATGGGAATCGGCAATACAACGCCGAGTGCAGCACTTGTAGCCGCTGTGACAGGTAAAGCGGTGGTGGAGATTACAGGATGCGGTACAGGGATTGATGAGGAGAAGCGTCAGGCGAAAGCAGGAGTGATTGAACGATCACTCCAGATTAACGACATCGATAGCAGCTGGCGTGAACGAATGGATGCAGTTGATGTGCTTGCTCGTGTTGGTGGACTGGAAATCGCAGGACTAGTTGGGGTGACACTTGGGGCGGCTGCACAAGGGATAGCTGTGATCGTCGATGGTGTCATTGCGGGTGCGGCTGCGATCATGGCATTTGAGATGTGTGAGAACGTGCAGGGATACTTGTTTGCGTCTCATCTCTCTCAGGAACCGGCACATAAGGCAGCTCTGACGCATATGTCACTTACTCCTGTCCTCCATTTACGGATGCGTCTGGGTGAAGGATCGGGTGCGGTGCTTTTGTATCCGCTGCTTGAAGCATCTCTGCGTATGATGTATGAGATGGCGACATTCTCTGATCTTGGATTATAG
- a CDS encoding MDR family MFS transporter, producing MAEKHMNRRNVTIAMMVATFLAAIEVTIVSTAMPRIASDLGGLELISWVYAVYLLTTAVTTPIYGKLADLFGRKIIFTIGAIVFLIGSMLCGLANSMEQLILFRALQGIGAGAVLPVTFTIIGDIYTFEERAKIQGWFSSIWGISGIVGPLVGGFFVDQLSWHWIFFINVPFGIISIIMLWMYLEESFEKKKKHIDYAGVITFTIGVTALLYAFLTGGQQYAWNSSAIIGLFVVAVVFLAIFIRVELASPEPMLPLSLFKIRTISVSNTASLLLSALLIAMNAYLPMWVQGVYGKGATSAGLILTPMSIGWPLGAILCGRFIISIGARRTSLIGITILLAASLWLATVSIATPQLVLTLIMFVAGLGFGLSITVFTVVVQSSVDWNLRGAATASNSFLRTLGQTCGIAIFGTLFNSALAGYMSGHRVPTGDMNQLLNPATAKLLPPEIVAVMREGLASSLHQVFLTLFFLAGAALLITLFLPRKNPEAAGAGKAAAEQK from the coding sequence ATGGCAGAAAAGCATATGAACCGTCGAAATGTCACCATCGCCATGATGGTCGCCACGTTTCTAGCTGCGATCGAAGTGACGATTGTGAGTACTGCGATGCCGCGCATTGCGAGTGACCTTGGCGGACTTGAGTTGATTAGCTGGGTGTATGCCGTATACTTGCTGACGACAGCGGTTACAACGCCGATCTATGGCAAGCTGGCTGATTTATTCGGTCGTAAAATTATTTTTACCATTGGGGCGATTGTGTTCCTGATCGGGTCCATGCTGTGTGGGCTAGCGAACTCGATGGAACAGCTGATCTTGTTCCGTGCGCTACAGGGGATCGGGGCAGGTGCGGTGCTTCCGGTAACGTTTACGATTATTGGCGATATTTATACATTTGAGGAGCGGGCCAAAATTCAAGGCTGGTTCAGTTCAATCTGGGGCATATCGGGCATTGTCGGCCCGCTTGTTGGTGGTTTTTTTGTCGATCAATTGTCCTGGCACTGGATTTTCTTCATTAATGTACCGTTTGGCATCATTTCGATTATTATGCTGTGGATGTATCTGGAGGAATCATTCGAGAAGAAGAAAAAGCATATTGATTATGCGGGGGTTATCACATTCACAATTGGGGTAACAGCGCTTCTGTATGCGTTTCTAACAGGAGGCCAGCAGTACGCTTGGAATTCATCGGCTATTATTGGATTGTTTGTTGTAGCAGTCGTATTTCTAGCAATCTTTATTCGAGTGGAGCTGGCATCACCGGAGCCGATGCTTCCGCTTAGCCTGTTCAAAATCCGGACGATTTCTGTATCGAATACAGCATCGTTGCTGCTGAGTGCGTTATTGATTGCGATGAATGCATACTTGCCGATGTGGGTGCAGGGCGTGTACGGCAAAGGAGCGACGAGTGCCGGGTTGATTCTGACGCCAATGTCGATCGGATGGCCACTTGGCGCGATATTGTGTGGGCGGTTCATTATAAGCATTGGGGCACGCAGGACATCGTTGATCGGGATTACGATTTTACTTGCGGCATCCCTCTGGCTTGCTACCGTGTCGATTGCAACACCACAGCTTGTATTAACGCTTATTATGTTTGTGGCTGGACTTGGTTTTGGTCTATCGATTACGGTGTTTACTGTTGTGGTGCAGTCGTCTGTCGATTGGAATCTGCGCGGGGCGGCGACAGCGTCGAACTCCTTCCTGCGCACGCTTGGGCAGACATGCGGAATTGCGATATTTGGGACACTGTTTAATTCTGCGCTTGCTGGTTATATGAGTGGGCATCGTGTTCCAACGGGTGATATGAATCAATTGTTGAACCCGGCTACGGCAAAACTGCTTCCACCAGAGATTGTCGCGGTTATGCGTGAGGGACTGGCTAGTAGTTTGCATCAAGTATTTTTGACCTTGTTCTTCCTTGCGGGGGCGGCACTTCTGATTACGCTTTTCTTGCCTCGGAAAAACCCAGAGGCAGCAGGGGCTGGAAAGGCTGCTGCTGAGCAGAAATAA